The genomic segment CAAATTTGGTTACGATAACAAGTGCGAACTGCTGGAACTAGGAGAATATGGAAGAGGGAACACCGTTGACGGAAAATCCTTTGCCAGATGTCGTCAATGTAAGTTTGGAAGTTCCGGTGATTGGAACAGAAACTACAGACCGACTGCCTCAGTACGTGCATGATGCGATTGACAAGGTGGCACCGGAGGAGGGATTCACTCCGGGTCAGTACAAGGTTCACTTCGAGAGCGGTTCCAGCAAAGGGGATGGCTTTGTGGGCGAGATGTTTCGTGCCCGGATAACAGAAGTCGCTCGGGAGTTGATTGTCCTGTGCAAGATACCACCAAGAAACGAAGCAAGGCGACAACAGTTCGGAGCTATGACGATTTTTGAACGGGAATCTACCGCGTATTCTAAGTTCTTACCGGCAATGCACGAGTTTCAACGCGAGCGCGGAGTGACTGATGAACTGGGGATTGGATTTTTCCATACCCCAAAATGCTATTTTGCAATGTGTGATGAGGCTAAGCAGGAGTCTCTCATAATCATGAACGATTTGCGGCTCAGTGGGTATCGGATGTGGAACAAGCTGGTTCCGGTTAACTACGAGCACGTTCGTTTGATGATGATAGCGCTCGGGAAGCTGCACGCTCTGTCTTTCGCCATGAAGGATCAACGACCTGATATTTTCGAAGAGTTCAAAGTTAAAGATGGGTTGGTAGAAATGATGAACAATTTTGAGCCGTTCCAACAGATGATGAACTTCAACATGGA from the Uranotaenia lowii strain MFRU-FL unplaced genomic scaffold, ASM2978415v1 HiC_scaffold_791, whole genome shotgun sequence genome contains:
- the LOC129760857 gene encoding uncharacterized protein LOC129760857, coding for MEEGTPLTENPLPDVVNVSLEVPVIGTETTDRLPQYVHDAIDKVAPEEGFTPGQYKVHFESGSSKGDGFVGEMFRARITEVARELIVLCKIPPRNEARRQQFGAMTIFERESTAYSKFLPAMHEFQRERGVTDELGIGFFHTPKCYFAMCDEAKQESLIIMNDLRLSGYRMWNKLVPVNYEHVRLMMIALGKLHALSFAMKDQRPDIFEEFKVKDGLVEMMNNFEPFQQMMNFNMDRATSVLEPHEEKLRQKMDRLKTDMLSDLNKLTDAATAEPYAVLGHGDCWVNNMMFAYEKGVPKDIVLLDWQICRYVSPTLDLLYFLFCCTDEQFRRQYYDEMIRTYYASLKELLGKLGGDATRQFPYTALLRQLRQFGRFGVMMAAFIVPLLCIENADLPDLDEQAERFKETQEMDMSEFQTKGNSEEKYRQRMGGVLRDAIRYGYL